Proteins found in one Ptychodera flava strain L36383 chromosome 16, AS_Pfla_20210202, whole genome shotgun sequence genomic segment:
- the LOC139114566 gene encoding outer dynein arm-docking complex subunit 3-like codes for MPGSNLMTPGWTLSDHIEEFRSKIALKDRDHRAYLESSQIAKKRNEEHILHLRKQCKEKRIELANSNNGDETVIQTVFENRQRERLSLQRNTAEQAIAAIDQKFCEKAKLLNLMTYQSEQKEKRLEELQAMYKRNKKLESQSKATDENDSQQRIRKLENRLDKAKIKISTAMKIQVNYRDILSRLAEESHIFPGHVRSLESALEEQKTELEELREINADAQAGRELTKANLTKLEHEVVAARRQRDKSLNAKKKQAEKQKDAAERSEKRQLRATLQTADDFSNDPQFKTRLARDNLMKISDYEDAMRKIKDAHSISQFEDILKRVVDQKMTSEHLNEQTTLLETQLRSLKKEKISLHRQYETMKYTGDKKASFGQSLVDKMADHLEEERKRHAEMSEAFVKTEKIQVDAVTGIESLYEKTKEVRLKPPSRSFLPEGDVMDKLGLIEAKLTHILDLLELKDKHAVKKVLAGQEFQDFIESSLPPENVRICIEEEDDYVTNELDYDSQDNEETLTRQDIKNRGQHILEKKTRKRGRKRKN; via the exons ATGCCGGGGTCAAATCTGATGACACCTGGATGGACGCTGTCGGACCATATCGAAGAATTTCGGAGTAAGATTGCACTCAAAG ATCGAGACCATAGGGCGTACTTGGAGAGTTCTCAGATTGCCAAGAAACGTAATGAAGAACACATTTTGCATCTGAGAAAGCAGTGTAAGGAGAAACGCATCGAGCTTGCCAACAGCAATAAC GGCGATGAGACGGTTATTCAAACGGTATTTGAAAACAGGCAAAGAGAACGATTGTCACTGCAGAGAAATACCGCCGAG CAAGCGATCGCTGCCATCGATCAAAAATTCTGCGAGAAGGCGAAGCTTCTGAACCTCATGACCTATCAAAGCGAGCAGAAGGAGAAGCGCTTGGAGGAACTACAGGCCATGTACAAGAGGAATAAAAAACTGGAGTCTCAGAGCAAAGCTACAGACGAGAACGACTCTCAACAG CGGATAAGAAAGTTGGAAAACCGCCTGGACAAGGCCAAGATAAAGATTTCAACGGCCATGAAGATACAGGTCAATTACAGAGACATTCTATCACGTCTGGCAGAA GAAAGTCATATTTTCCCCGGTCACGTCCGTTCTTTGGAGAGCGCCTTGGAAGAGCAGAAAACAGAATTGGAAGAACTTCGGGAAATCAACGCCGATGCGCAGGCTGGCAGAGAGTTGACCAAGGCAAACCTGACCAAACTGGAACACGAGGTAGTAGCTGCACGCCGTCAGAGAGACAAGTCTCTGAACGCCAAGAAGAAGCAAGCCGAGAAACAGAAAGATGCTGCCGAGAGGAGCGAAAAGCGCCAGCTACGGGCGACTTTACAAACAGCTGATGATTTTAGCAATG ATCCACAGTTCAAGACCAGACTGGCACGGGATAACTTGATGAAAATATCCGACTATGAGGATGCGATGAGAAAAATCAAAGATGCGCACTCCATATCTCAATTTGAA GATATCCTAAAGCgtgtggtagaccagaaaatgACCAGCGAACACTTGAATGAACAAACGACTCTATTGGAGACTCAGTTACGCTCTCTGAAGAAAGAGAAGATTAGTCTACACAGACAATACGAGACAATGAAGTACACGGGAGATAAAAAAGCCTCATT CGGTCAGTCTCTGGTGGACAAAATGGCAGATCACCTTGAAGAAGAACGTAAGCGCCACGCAGAGATGAGCGAAGCTTTCGTTAAGACGGAAAAGATCCAGGTGGATGCTGTGACAGGAATTGAATCCCTATACGAAAAGACAAAGGAGGTCAGATTGAAACCG CCAAGCCGAAGTTTTCTTCCCGAGGGTGATGTGATGGATAAACTTGGACTCATTGAAGCAAAACTGACGCACATCCTTGATCTCTTGGAACTAAAGGACAAGCACGCAGTTAAGAAAGTTTTGGCGGGCCAAGAG TTCCAAGATTTCATTGAGAGCTCCTTGCCACCGGAAAATGTGCGAATCTGTATCGAGGAAGAGGATGACTATGTAACGA ATGAATTGGATTACGACAGCCAAGATAACGAAGAAACTCTCACTCGGCAGGATATTAAAAATAGGGGACAACATATTCTTGAAAAGAAAACACGGAAACGTGGAAGGAAGAGGAAAAATTGA